A part of Lutra lutra chromosome 2, mLutLut1.2, whole genome shotgun sequence genomic DNA contains:
- the NEFM gene encoding neurofilament medium polypeptide, producing MSYTLDSLGNPSAYRRVTETRSSFSRVSGSPSSGFRSQSWSRGSPSTVSSSYKRSALGPRLTYSSAMLSSAESSLDFSQSSSLLNGGSGPGGDYKLSRSNEKEQLQGLNDRFAGYIEKVHYLEQQNKEIEAEIQALRQKQASHAQLGDAYDQEIRELRATLELVNHEKAQVQLDSDHLEEDIHRLKERFEEEARLRDDTEAAIRALRKDIEEASLVKVELDKKVQSLQDEVAFLRSNHEEEVADLLAQIQASHITVERKDYLKTDISSALKEIRSQLECHSDQNMHQAEEWFKCRYAKLTEAAEQNKEAIRSAKEEIAEYRRQLQSKSIELESVRGTKESLERQLSDIEERHNHDLSSYQDTIQQLENELRGTKWEMARHLREYQDLLNVKMALDIEIAAYRKLLEGEETRFSTFAGSITGPLYPHRQPSVTISSKIQKTKVEAPKLKVQHKFVEEIIEETKVEDEKSEMEEALIAIAEERAASMKEEKEEEAEEKEEGQAAEEEVATKKSPVKAAAPELKEEEEGEKEEEEGQEEEEEEEEGAKSDQAEEGGSEKEGSSEKEEGEQEEEGETEAEGEEAEAEDEKKTEEKREEVAPKEEPVAEAKVEKPEKAKSPMPKSPVEEVKPKADEKGAEKAEQKKEEEKVEEEKKEEVKESPKEEKVEKKEEKPKDVPEKKKAESPVKEEVVEVSTVTKSVKVSLEKDAKEEKPQPKEKEKAEEEGGAEEEGGDQGSKESRKEDIAVNGEVEGKEEEQETKEKGSGGEEEKGVVTNGLDLSPADEKKGGDRGEEKVVVTKKIEKITSEGGDGATKYITKSVTVTQKVEEHEETFEEKLVSTKKVEKVTSHAIVKEVTQSD from the exons ATGAGCTACACGTTGGACTCGCTGGGTAACCCGTCCGCCTACCGGCGGGTCACCGAGACCCGCTCGAGCTTCAGCCGCGTCAGTGGCTCCCCGTCCAGCGGCTTCCGCTCGCAGTCGTGGTCCCGCGGCTCGCCCAGCACGGTGTCTTCCTCCTACAAGCGCAGCGCGCTTGGCCCGCGCCTCACCTACAGCTCGGCCATGCTCAGCTCTGCCGAGAGCAGCCTCGATTTCAGCCAATCTTCGTCGCTGCTCAACGGCGGCTCCGGGCCGGGGGGCGACTACAAGCTGTCCCGCTCCAACGAGAAGGAGCAGCTGCAGGGGCTGAACGACCGCTTCGCGGGATACATCGAGAAGGTGCACTACCTGGAGCAGCAGAACAAGGAGATCGAGGCAGAGATCCAGGCGCTGCGGCAGAAACAGGCCTCTCACGCCCAGCTGGGCGACGCGTATGACCAGGAGATCCGCGAGCTGCGCGCCACCCTCGAGCTGGTGAATCACGAGAAGGCTCAGGTGCAGCTGGACTCGGATCACCTGGAAGAAGACATCCACCGGCTCAAGGAGCGCTTCGAGGAGGAGGCACGGCTGCGCGACGACACCGAGGCGGCCATCCGCGCGCTGCGCAAAGACATCGAGGAGGCGTCGCTGGTCAAGGTGGAGCTGGACAAGAAGGTGCAGTCGCTGCAGGATGAGGTGGCCTTCCTGCGGAGCAATCACGAGGAGGAGGTGGCCGACCTGCTGGCCCAGATCCAGGCGTCGCACATCACCGTGGAGCGCAAAGACTACCTGAAGACAGACATCTCGTCGGCGCTGAAAGAGATCCGCTCCCAGCTCGAATGCCACTCCGACCAGAACATGCACCAGGCGGAAGAGTGGTTTAAGTGCCGCTACGCCAAGCTCACGGAGGCGGCCGAGCAAAACAAGGAGGCTATCCGCTCCGCCAAGGAAGAGATCGCCGAGTATCGGCGCCAGCTGCAGTCCAAGAGCATCGAGCTCGAGTCAGTGCGCGGTACCAAGGAGTCCCTGGAGCGGCAGCTCAGCGACATCGAGGAGCGCCATAACCACGACCTCAGCAGCTACCAG GACACGATCCAGCAGTTGGAAAATGAGCTCCGGGGCACAAAGTGGGAAATGGCCCGTCATTTGCGAGAATACCAGGACCTCCTCAACGTCAAGATGGCTCTGGATATTGAGATCGCTGCGTACAG AAAACTACTGGAGGGTGAAGAGACCAGATTTAGCACATTTGCAGGAAGCATCACTGGGCCACTGTATCCACACCGACAACCCTCAGTCACAATATCCAGTAAGATTCAGAAAACCAAGGTAGAGGCTCCTAAGCTAAAGGTCCAACACAAATTTGTCGAGGAGATCATAGAAGAAACCAAAGTGGAAGATgagaaatcagaaatggaagaggcCCTGATAGCCATTGCAGAGGAGAGGGCAGCATccatgaaagaggagaaggaagaagaggcagaagaaaaggaagaggggcaAGCTGCAGAAGAAGAAGTAGCTACCAAAAAGTCTCCAGTGAAAGCGGCTGCACCTGAactgaaagaggaggaagaaggagaaaaggaggaagaggaaggccaagaggaagaagaggaggaagaggagggtgcTAAGTCAGACCAAGCCGAAGAAGGAGGATCTGAGAAGGAAGGTTCTAGTGAAAAAGAGGAGGGGGAacaggaagaagaaggggaaacagaggctGAAGGAGAAGAAGCTGAAGCTGAGGATGAAAAGAAAACGGAAGAAAAGCGTGAAGAGGTCGCTCCCAAGGAAGAGCCGGTGGCAGAAGCCAAGGTGGAAAAGCCAGAGAAGGCCAAGTCTCCCATGCCAAAGTCACCGGTAGAAGAGGTGAAACCGAAGGCAGATGAGAAAGGAGCTGAGAAAGCTgagcagaaaaaggaagaagagaaagtggaggaagaaaagaaagaagaagtaaaggaatctccaaaggaagagaaagtggagaaaaaggaggagaagccGAAAGATGTGCCAgagaagaagaaggcagagtcCCCGGTAAAGGAGGAAGTGGTGGAGGTGAGCACCGTCACCAAATCCGTAAAGGTGAGCTTGGAGAAAGATGCCAAAGAGGAAAAGCCACAGccgaaggagaaggagaaggcagaagaggaggggggAGCTGAGGAGGAAGGCGGTGATCAGGGTTCCAAGGAATCCAGGAAAGAAGACATAGCGGTAAATGGGGAggtagaaggaaaggaggaagagcaggaaacGAAGGAGAAAGGCagtgggggagaagaagagaaaggggttGTCACCAATGGGCTAGACTTGAGCCCCGCAGACGAAAAGAAGGGGGGAGACAGAGGTGAGGAAAAAGTGGTGGTGaccaaaaagatagaaaaaatcaCCAGTGAGGGGGGTGATGGTGCTACCAAATACATCACTAAATCTGTAACCGTCACTCAAAAGGTCGAAGAGCATGAAGAGACCTTTGAGGAGAAGCTAGTATCCACCAAAAAGGTAGAGAAGGTCACTTCACACGCCATAGTAAAGGAAGTCACCCAGAGTGACTAA